Below is a genomic region from Prolixibacteraceae bacterium.
AAAAACTCTCGGTTTACTAAACTCTAACACACATGCCACTCCACCACTCTTCAATACACGATGGAATTCAGACAGCCCCTTTTCAAGGTGTTCAAAGTTTCTCACACCAAAGCCTACAGTAATGGCATCTATTGAACTAGTTTCGAACCTCATATCCTCAGAATCACCAACTTCAAAAGAGATGGTATCATTCAGATGAAGTTTTTCAATCTTCGCAGCAGCGATATTCATCATCCCCTCTGAAATATCCATCCCTATTATATGATTAGGATTGAGTTTCATCGCTTCTAATGCAAAATCACCTGTTCCAGTCGCAACATCCAGAATATCCTTCGGTTTGAATGGCTTTAATAGCTTAACAGCCTTCTTTCGCCATAGTTTATCAATACCAAACGACAACCAATGATTCAAGAAATCATATTTTGGTGCAATTGAATTAAACATCTCAGCTACTTGCTGCTTCTTCCCTAACTCTGAATCATTATACGGATTTACCACTGAAAAACTTTTTATATAGGTTCCACATCGGAATAATCCTTGTCGATATAGCCATATGATTGATCATCTATTCTGATCTCACCTTTTGTAACGTGCCCTAATGTATAGAATGGCTGATTAACAGAAGTCATATAATCGATAAAAGCATCATCTTTATCTGGTGACACACTTACAATCACACGCCCTAAATACTCTCCGAACAAAAATGCCTCAGGAGACACAGCCATATCAGTGGTAATATCAAAACCAAAACCACTCTCATAACCAGCACGCAACAGTGAAAAGAACAAACCACCACGATGTAATGGATTTGCTGTCTCAATCAATTTATTTGAAACCAATCCCTCAAGGACTTTCTTTAATTTTATCTCTACATCCAAATCAAATCGCATTAACGAGTCCCATTTCTCTTCCAGAACATACTTCTGAAACAACGAGCCTTGCGTATCCTCAATGGATTTACCCAACAAATATATATTATTTCCTTTAGTTTTAAATCTAGAAGTAACAAAGTCGTTCTCTTTTGCCAAAACACCTAAGCCATTTAACACCAATGAAGGCATTTGATCAAGTGTCTTTGGATCACAAGTAAATAAGATCTTCTGATGGCTCATAGGAATATCATATTTTCGAGAAATACGTTTACATCCCTCTTTAATGCCATCAACCATCTCCATATGATAAGGACTTGACATATTAACATTTGTAATAACAATGTCATAAGCAGAGAAGCTTGCTCCAAAACAGTATATCTTACGGACTAACTGAGCCAATGCCAATTCTGTTGCCGCTTGAGGAGAAATACGTAATAAACGTTCCATAACAATAGTTGCAGAAACCATAATCTCCTCTTTCCCTGGAACACGAATCAACCCTGCATCGACTTCATTTGATCTTTCAAAAATCAACTGAGAAGAGACGTTTTCTCTATCCACTTTAAAATAATTAACAGGCGAAAGCTGTGGTAATGCAAGCATCAACTCGATAACATCTTTGACTAAAAGTCTATTATCATTTATTTGAGAATTATCGTTAGACATAAATTAATAAGTTATGAGGTTAATAGAATGTTTCAGCTATTCTCAAAGTTATAATTCTTATTGAATTAATCATACTATTAATAACACAAAAAAAGAGATCAACAGTACAAAAAAAAGCATAAAACACACCATAAAACACTGCTTACCAAATTACTACAAATAAACATGCTTCTAAACAGCAACTATAACGAAAGATTTTACGCATCTTGTCTAGCAATAAAACCTTGACCACTAATATAAACCTATGGAACCCATACCTTTGGCTTAATATCACACGGAATAGAATCATCAAACTGATCATCGTATTGAAGATATCGAGCTTTCGACTTTCCCAACAACTCTCTTATCACTTTCTCATCAGAAGAAGCTTTTGATCTTAGTTTAGAATTATAGAATGCAATAGAGTCTTTTCCAATAAATGAATATGGTAAAACAGTAAAGCAGTAACCGTTAGACTCTTTAAAGCGATGCACATAGGTGGTTTGATAGGAAACATCTTCCACATGAGTCTTCTCTCCATTTTTCATCAATGTCACATGAACAATTAGCCCAATATCTTTAGGACTTTCGCGTTGATTAGAGATAAAATTACCTAATGAGTACACACACAACTCTTGTTTTTCTCTATTCCAATCAATTGGCTGAACAACATGAGGATGGGACCCAATAACTACCCGCACTCCGTTTTCATGTAGAAATGTTGTCAATCGTCGCTGAGATCGAGATGGCTTTAACTGATATTCATTCCCCCAGTGCAACATCACCACAACTTCATCCACCTGTTTCTTTCTGATGGAATCAATATCATTTTTAATTTGCACTGTATCGATATAATTAATCATTATAGGCGGCCTTGCAGTAATACCATTTGTGCCATAAGTATAATTTAAAACCCCTATACGAAAATCACCTTTCTGTAATACCAAGCCATTTAAGGAGTCATGAGAAGCACTATCTCTATATGCACCCATATATGGAATACCACGCGATTCCAATTTACGTGTAGTTCTTACAACCCCTCTACTTCCTCTATCTAAGACATGATTATTAGCCAATGCAAAGACATCAATTCCAGCATCTCTACTCGCGTCCAACAAAGATGCTGGAGAAGAAAATGTAGGATATCCTGCGTAAGGAGCTCCAGCCAATGTCACCTCTAAATTACCAATGGTAAAATCCGATTTACTTAAAGACCTTTTGACATACTGAAAACAGTGCTGGTAAGCATTCACATCAGGGAAATGACGTTCGTGATATGCTGCATCCTCTATCTGGGCACCATGGCCCATTATATCGCCTATAAAAGTTAAAGTAACCCTATCTTGTGCTATTGCAGGTTGAAAAAACAAGAAGCACAAAATCAATAAAAAGTGTCGTCCAAAGCACATATCTTGAATATATTTACTCAAATATAAGACAAAAAAAAAGCTCCACAATCTCTTGTGAAGCTTTTCTGCGGTCTGGACGGGACTCGAACCCGCGACCCCATGCGTGACAGGCATGTATTCTAACCAACTGAACTACCAAACCAAAAACATTTAAGAGAGACCTCTGAGCGGTCTGGACGGGACTCGAACCCGCGACCCCATGCGTGACAGGCATGTATTCTAACCAACTGAACTACCAAACCAAAAGCTTTTACTTCAGTCTCTCTTAAATCATTATTTTAAAGAACTAATCTTGCGGTCTGGACGGGACTCGAACCCGCGACCCCATGCGTGACAGGCATGTATTCTAACCAACTGAACTACCAAACCAAGATGTCGTGCTTTTCTTTTAGAGTGTGTCTCTCTCGAAAGGCGTTGCAAATATAGATCATGTTTCTTTTTTTACAAATTTTGCAAGCACTTTTTTTCAAAGAATTTTCTCGAGAGAGACCTTACAAAGGGAGTTTTCACGCCTTACTCTGCCTCTTCAATCTTCCAAAAAAATGAGAAATGAACACTCCCATACCTTCTTAACTCCCTGAAATTAGGATGAGTGGAATAGTCCGTCTTTTTACCATGTTCAACAATTAAAAGACCATCTTCATTAAGCAAATTTGCACCGAAAATTTTTTCAGGAATTTCTTCTATTTTACCTAATTCGTATGGTGGATCAGCAAAAACAACATCAAACTTTCTTCGTGATGATGAAACAAACCGAAACACATCTCCTCTGATAGGACTTACGATCCTTGAAATATTCAGTTGATCCAAACATTCTCGTATAAAAGTAAAATGTCGACTATCTTTTTCCACGATAGTTATATCTCGACACCCGTGAGATGCCATTTCATAGGAGATAGCTCCAGTTCCACCAAATAAATCTAAGAAAGAGACCTCCTCGAAGTCTATCCTATTTCTTAAAATGTTAAACAAACTCTCCCTTGCAAAGTCCGTTGTCGGTCTTGCCGTAAACTTCTTTCCAGGTCTTAACTGCTTCCCTTTAAATTGTCCGCCTATAATTCGCATCTATATACATTTAAAAAAGGCATATATTGAAACATTGGGGCATC
It encodes:
- a CDS encoding CapA family protein; this translates as MCFGRHFLLILCFLFFQPAIAQDRVTLTFIGDIMGHGAQIEDAAYHERHFPDVNAYQHCFQYVKRSLSKSDFTIGNLEVTLAGAPYAGYPTFSSPASLLDASRDAGIDVFALANNHVLDRGSRGVVRTTRKLESRGIPYMGAYRDSASHDSLNGLVLQKGDFRIGVLNYTYGTNGITARPPIMINYIDTVQIKNDIDSIRKKQVDEVVVMLHWGNEYQLKPSRSQRRLTTFLHENGVRVVIGSHPHVVQPIDWNREKQELCVYSLGNFISNQRESPKDIGLIVHVTLMKNGEKTHVEDVSYQTTYVHRFKESNGYCFTVLPYSFIGKDSIAFYNSKLRSKASSDEKVIRELLGKSKARYLQYDDQFDDSIPCDIKPKVWVP
- the ubiE gene encoding bifunctional demethylmenaquinone methyltransferase/2-methoxy-6-polyprenyl-1,4-benzoquinol methylase UbiE, whose amino-acid sequence is MFNSIAPKYDFLNHWLSFGIDKLWRKKAVKLLKPFKPKDILDVATGTGDFALEAMKLNPNHIIGMDISEGMMNIAAAKIEKLHLNDTISFEVGDSEDMRFETSSIDAITVGFGVRNFEHLEKGLSEFHRVLKSGGVACVLEFSKPRVFPIKQLYNFYSYYILPLWGRLISKDTRAYTYLPESVSAFPDGEDFIKVMKKVGFNSVKEYRLTFGIATIYFATK
- a CDS encoding RsmD family RNA methyltransferase codes for the protein MRIIGGQFKGKQLRPGKKFTARPTTDFARESLFNILRNRIDFEEVSFLDLFGGTGAISYEMASHGCRDITIVEKDSRHFTFIRECLDQLNISRIVSPIRGDVFRFVSSSRRKFDVVFADPPYELGKIEEIPEKIFGANLLNEDGLLIVEHGKKTDYSTHPNFRELRRYGSVHFSFFWKIEEAE